A genomic region of Kribbella sp. NBC_00382 contains the following coding sequences:
- a CDS encoding FAD-binding oxidoreductase gives MSSDLLIARLRAALGEKAVVTDPDVLDSHRNDHATFCEAGVPAVLVRPSSTAEVQEVLRAAGEYGVPVVPQGARTGLSGAANALDGCLLLSTSRLNRILEISVEDQVAVVQPGVVNAELSRAVLAQGLFYPPDPSSWEMSTIGGNIATNAGGLCCVKYGVTGDFVRGLEVVLASGEVVRTGRRTAKGVAGYDLTSLIVGSEGTLGVVTEATLALRPEPEAALTAAATFLSIEAGIAAAAAVMASGLRPSLLEFLDGPTARAIQDYRDMGLPADVGSLLIAQSDRGPRAAEDVAAIARICTEYGAVEVAEASDAEESRMLLEARRLVNPALEPLGATLIDDVAVPRSKLVALLQGIAEIGTKYEVLICCPGHVGDGNMHPTVVFDRDDPAAEARALEAFGAVMNLGLSLGGTITGEHGIGKLKSRWLAQELGPVGLALQRNLKSVFDPHNLLNPDKLFL, from the coding sequence ATGAGCTCTGACTTGCTGATCGCGCGGCTGCGCGCCGCGTTGGGGGAGAAGGCGGTCGTCACCGACCCCGACGTACTGGACAGCCATCGCAATGACCACGCGACCTTCTGCGAGGCCGGGGTTCCCGCCGTGCTCGTGCGGCCTTCGTCCACCGCCGAGGTGCAGGAGGTACTGCGTGCGGCGGGGGAGTACGGCGTACCGGTCGTGCCGCAAGGTGCGCGGACCGGGCTGTCCGGTGCGGCGAACGCACTCGACGGTTGCCTGCTGTTGTCGACCTCTCGGCTCAACCGGATCCTGGAGATCTCGGTCGAGGACCAAGTCGCCGTCGTCCAGCCCGGAGTCGTGAACGCCGAGCTCTCGCGGGCCGTGCTGGCACAGGGGCTGTTCTACCCGCCGGACCCGTCGTCGTGGGAGATGTCCACGATCGGTGGCAACATCGCGACCAACGCGGGTGGCCTGTGCTGCGTGAAGTACGGCGTGACTGGCGACTTCGTGCGCGGCCTGGAGGTCGTGCTCGCGTCCGGTGAGGTGGTACGAACCGGTCGGCGGACGGCGAAGGGAGTCGCGGGCTACGACCTGACCTCGTTGATCGTCGGATCAGAGGGGACGCTCGGCGTCGTCACCGAGGCGACGCTGGCACTCCGCCCGGAGCCGGAGGCGGCATTGACCGCGGCCGCGACCTTCCTGTCGATCGAGGCGGGCATCGCCGCGGCTGCTGCCGTGATGGCTTCGGGGTTGCGGCCCTCGCTGCTCGAGTTCCTCGACGGGCCGACGGCGCGGGCGATCCAGGACTACCGCGACATGGGACTGCCGGCCGATGTGGGTTCGCTGCTGATCGCGCAGTCGGATCGTGGTCCGCGGGCGGCGGAGGATGTGGCCGCGATCGCGCGGATCTGCACGGAGTACGGGGCCGTCGAGGTGGCCGAGGCCTCCGATGCGGAGGAGTCCAGGATGTTGCTGGAGGCCCGCAGATTGGTGAATCCGGCGCTGGAGCCGCTTGGTGCGACGTTGATCGACGACGTCGCGGTGCCACGCAGCAAGCTGGTGGCGCTGCTGCAGGGGATCGCGGAGATCGGTACGAAGTACGAGGTGCTGATTTGTTGCCCTGGGCATGTAGGTGACGGCAACATGCACCCGACCGTCGTCTTCGACCGCGACGACCCCGCCGCCGAAGCCCGTGCTCTGGAAGCCTTCGGCGCCGTGATGAACCTAGGTCTGTCGCTGGGCGGCACCATCACCGGCGAACACGGCATCGGCAAACTCAAGTCCCGCTGGCTGGCCCAAGAACTAGGCCCAGTCGGCCTAGCTCTCCAACGCAACCTCAAGTCGGTCTTCGACCCGCACAACCTGCTCAACCCCGACAAGCTCTTCCTCTGA
- a CDS encoding RtcB family protein: MNVQYPVELSGAKSSTLMWAQEHEVGAQALQQLRNIAALPWVHGVRVMPDVHLGKGATVGSVIAMYQAVSPAAVGVDIGCGMEGVLTSLTASDLPDDLAGIRSRIEAAVPVGFRAHEYPVSVRKLGLDRGWDRFWGSFSSLHDGVQDREKKAHQQMGSLGGGNHFIEVCLDDDDRVWLMLHSGSRNIGKELAERHMRIAKAMPHNADLPDRDLAVFLAGTPEMDAYRQDLTWAQEYASRNRAVMLALVMQAVRESFEQEITFEKPISCHHNYVAEETIDDLDLLVTRKGAIRAGLGDLGLIPGSMGTGSYVVRGLGSEQSFYSASHGAGRRMSRNEAKRRYTVDDLIAQTAGVESRKDAGVLDELPAAYKDIESVIAAQSDLVEVVAHLKQVICVKG, encoded by the coding sequence ATGAACGTTCAGTACCCGGTTGAGCTGAGTGGGGCGAAGAGCTCCACTCTGATGTGGGCGCAGGAGCATGAGGTCGGGGCGCAGGCGCTGCAGCAGCTACGGAACATCGCTGCGCTGCCGTGGGTGCACGGCGTCCGGGTGATGCCGGATGTGCACCTGGGCAAGGGTGCGACCGTCGGGTCGGTCATTGCGATGTACCAGGCGGTGTCGCCGGCCGCGGTCGGGGTCGACATCGGGTGTGGCATGGAAGGCGTGCTCACCTCGCTGACCGCTTCGGACCTGCCGGACGACCTGGCCGGCATCCGGTCGCGGATCGAGGCGGCGGTACCGGTCGGTTTCCGGGCGCACGAGTACCCGGTCAGCGTGCGGAAGCTCGGGCTCGATCGCGGGTGGGACCGGTTCTGGGGTTCGTTCTCGAGCCTGCACGACGGCGTACAGGATCGCGAGAAGAAGGCACATCAGCAGATGGGGTCGCTGGGTGGCGGCAACCACTTCATCGAGGTCTGCCTCGACGATGACGACCGGGTCTGGCTGATGCTGCATTCGGGTTCGCGCAACATCGGCAAGGAGCTGGCCGAGCGGCACATGCGGATCGCGAAGGCGATGCCGCACAACGCCGACCTGCCGGACCGCGACCTGGCGGTCTTCCTGGCCGGTACGCCGGAGATGGACGCCTACCGTCAGGACCTCACCTGGGCGCAGGAGTACGCCTCGCGCAACCGTGCGGTCATGCTCGCCCTGGTGATGCAGGCGGTTCGGGAGTCGTTCGAGCAGGAGATCACGTTCGAGAAGCCGATCTCGTGCCACCACAACTACGTGGCGGAGGAGACGATCGACGACCTCGATCTGCTCGTCACGCGTAAGGGCGCGATCCGGGCCGGGTTGGGTGACCTCGGTCTGATCCCGGGCTCGATGGGGACGGGCTCGTACGTCGTTCGCGGGCTCGGTTCGGAGCAGTCGTTCTACTCGGCCTCGCACGGGGCAGGCCGGCGAATGAGCCGCAACGAGGCGAAGCGCCGCTACACGGTCGACGACCTGATCGCCCAGACCGCCGGGGTGGAGTCCCGCAAGGACGCCGGCGTACTGGACGAGCTGCCGGCGGCGTACAAGGACATCGAGTCGGTGATCGCGGCCCAGTCCGATCTGGTGGAGGTCGTTGCCCACCTCAAGCAGGTCATCTGCGTCAAGGGCTGA